In Planctomycetia bacterium, one DNA window encodes the following:
- a CDS encoding terpene cyclase/mutase family protein encodes MKSTRGIMGNAGMSIGAILLLPVIATAQAPTSQPVATAKRAGRVDRPTVEQAAAIERGLKWLAEQQKPDGSFGSGSQYGRHVGITSLACLAFMSEGSMPERGRYAKNVDSGLDFVLKACSEQSGLIAAETSYGPMYGHGFATLFLAEAYGMSHRGDLREKLQKAVALIVRTQNDQGGWRYHPVKADADISVTICQVMALRAARNAGITVPKEVIDKSIKYVRESQNPDGGFRYMLDSAGSMFARSAAGVAALYYAGMYDDPVIRKGLAYLKKFTPGKTEEQTHYYYGHYYAVQAMHVAGGEHWEQWWPAIRDELLAKQLPDGSWRGEAGTEYGTAMALIVLQVPRGNLPILQR; translated from the coding sequence ATGAAATCGACGCGAGGCATCATGGGGAACGCTGGGATGTCCATTGGAGCGATTCTCCTGCTCCCCGTTATCGCCACGGCGCAGGCGCCGACGTCGCAACCCGTTGCCACCGCGAAGCGCGCGGGGCGCGTGGATCGGCCGACTGTCGAGCAGGCTGCCGCGATTGAACGCGGGTTGAAATGGCTCGCCGAGCAGCAGAAGCCCGACGGCTCCTTTGGCAGCGGGTCACAATACGGGCGCCACGTGGGCATCACGTCGCTGGCGTGCCTTGCTTTCATGAGCGAGGGGAGCATGCCGGAGCGGGGGCGCTATGCGAAGAATGTCGATTCAGGTCTGGATTTCGTGCTCAAGGCCTGTTCGGAACAATCGGGCCTGATCGCGGCGGAGACGTCGTACGGCCCGATGTACGGCCACGGATTCGCGACGCTGTTTCTCGCCGAAGCCTATGGCATGTCGCATCGCGGCGACTTGCGCGAGAAGCTTCAAAAAGCCGTCGCGCTGATCGTTCGCACACAAAATGACCAGGGCGGCTGGCGGTATCATCCCGTCAAGGCGGATGCGGACATTTCCGTGACGATCTGCCAGGTCATGGCGCTGCGCGCGGCGCGCAACGCCGGCATCACCGTCCCGAAAGAAGTGATCGACAAGTCGATCAAGTATGTGCGTGAGAGCCAGAACCCCGACGGCGGGTTTCGCTACATGCTGGACTCGGCCGGCTCGATGTTCGCGCGGTCGGCCGCAGGCGTGGCGGCGCTGTATTACGCCGGCATGTACGACGATCCGGTGATCCGCAAGGGACTGGCGTACCTCAAAAAGTTCACGCCGGGTAAGACGGAAGAACAGACCCACTACTACTATGGGCATTACTATGCGGTGCAGGCGATGCACGTGGCGGGTGGGGAACATTGGGAGCAATGGTGGCCGGCGATTCGCGACGAGTTGCTCGCCAAGCAGTTGCCCGATGGCTCGTGGCGCGGCGAGGCGGGCACGGAGTATGGCACGGCGATGGCGCTGATCGTGCTTCAGGTGCCGCGTGGAAACCTACCGATTCTCCAGCGTTAG
- a CDS encoding NPCBM/NEW2 domain-containing protein — translation MRTLIQDTRRRRSGLAALIALGAMTTLARGQSATVYTIDGRSQTNALVSLAIPGGVTLGREGEHSTFDWKDVDRLELNPRGEAVAGPWSVTCSDGSVLFGRIAGGGEDAVRMEHAALGALSISLEYVDFIDRHAAPGEVIEAGRGDGGRDRAEDRIILTNGDVIKGSIARLTSEGVALLANERERLVAWSVIRRVSLAALQSGTASGKRETSGGIAERPGALVWLVDGSMLVARRATLREASVQVESALGQTMAAPREAVRTIESTGGRRVWLSEVPRSSARAIRYFDHSMPPSFPVPGNIESIKLGGVTHSRGLRFAGAGHRSWNLQGQFALLRASLGMEDGAGPLADADVVIRVDGRPVIEHRGLRSGQPARPVEVNLAGAKELEIEVGFGRRGPVQDCVVLVNPALIKPQ, via the coding sequence ATGAGGACGCTGATTCAAGACACCAGGCGGCGCCGGTCCGGGCTGGCGGCCTTGATTGCCCTGGGCGCGATGACGACCTTGGCGCGCGGCCAATCGGCGACCGTGTATACAATTGACGGCAGATCGCAGACGAACGCCCTGGTGTCTCTTGCGATTCCCGGCGGCGTGACGCTCGGGCGGGAGGGGGAGCATTCGACGTTCGACTGGAAGGACGTGGACCGGCTCGAACTGAATCCCCGCGGCGAGGCCGTGGCGGGGCCGTGGAGCGTGACCTGTTCCGACGGCAGCGTGTTGTTCGGCCGCATCGCGGGCGGTGGCGAAGACGCGGTGCGAATGGAACACGCGGCGCTTGGCGCGCTGTCGATCTCCCTGGAATACGTTGATTTCATCGACCGGCATGCGGCGCCGGGCGAGGTGATCGAGGCCGGTCGCGGCGACGGCGGGCGTGATCGCGCGGAAGATCGCATAATATTGACAAATGGAGACGTTATCAAGGGGTCGATCGCGCGGCTGACAAGCGAAGGCGTGGCGCTTCTGGCCAACGAGCGTGAGCGGCTCGTCGCCTGGAGCGTGATTCGTCGGGTGAGCCTTGCGGCGTTGCAATCGGGTACCGCGTCAGGAAAGCGCGAAACGTCCGGGGGAATTGCCGAAAGGCCCGGGGCGCTGGTGTGGTTGGTGGATGGCTCGATGCTTGTGGCGCGGCGAGCAACGTTGCGCGAAGCGTCGGTTCAGGTGGAATCGGCGCTGGGACAGACGATGGCGGCGCCGCGGGAAGCGGTTCGAACGATCGAGTCGACCGGTGGGCGTCGCGTATGGCTAAGCGAGGTGCCGCGGTCGAGCGCCCGCGCGATTCGTTATTTTGATCACTCGATGCCGCCGTCTTTTCCGGTGCCGGGAAACATCGAATCAATCAAGCTGGGCGGCGTCACACATTCGCGCGGTCTGCGGTTTGCAGGGGCGGGTCATCGCTCCTGGAATTTACAGGGTCAATTTGCATTGCTTCGCGCGAGCCTGGGCATGGAAGACGGGGCGGGACCGCTGGCTGATGCGGACGTGGTGATTCGCGTGGACGGTCGCCCCGTGATCGAGCATCGCGGCTTGCGGAGCGGCCAGCCGGCCCGGCCGGTGGAAGTCAATCTTGCCGGCGCGAAGGAACTGGAGATCGAGGTCGGCTTCGGCCGGCGCGGTCCGGTGCAGGATTGCGTCGTGCTGGTCAATCCTGCCTTGATAAAGCCGCAATGA